A single Nostoc sp. PCC 7107 DNA region contains:
- the bchB gene encoding ferredoxin:protochlorophyllide reductase (ATP-dependent) subunit B, with protein MKLAYWMYAGPAHIGTLRIASSFKNVHAIMHAPIGDDYFNVMRSMLSRERNFTPVTTSVVDRNVLARGSQEKVVDNITRKDAEEHPDLIVLTPTCTSSILQEDLHNFVERARIEAKGDVLLADVNHYRANELQAADRTLHQIVQYYIEKARKKGELPTTKTEKPSVNIIGMSTLGFHNNHDCTELKKLMGDLGIEVNSVIPEGASVHELKNLPKAWFNLVPYRELGLMTTDYLKAEFGTPCIDITPMGVVETARCIRKIQQVINEQGANVNYEEYINEQTLHVSQAAWFSRSIDCQNLTGKKAVVFGDNTHAAALTKILSREMGIHVVWAGTYCKYDADWFREQVSEYCDEVLITDDHGAIGDAIARVEPSAIFGTQMERHVGKRLDIPCGVIAAPIHVQNFPIGYKPFLGYEGTNQITDLIYNSFTLGMEDHLLEIFGGHDTKEVITKGISAESDLSWTKDGLAELNKIPGFVRGKVKRNTEKFARDRGFKDINAEVLYAAKEAVGA; from the coding sequence ATGAAATTGGCTTACTGGATGTATGCAGGCCCAGCCCACATTGGTACTTTACGAATCGCTAGTTCGTTTAAAAACGTTCATGCGATTATGCACGCCCCAATAGGCGATGATTATTTTAACGTGATGCGCTCCATGTTATCGCGGGAGCGAAATTTTACACCAGTTACAACTAGTGTGGTCGATCGCAACGTTTTGGCGCGTGGTTCTCAAGAAAAGGTGGTTGATAACATCACTCGCAAAGATGCTGAAGAACACCCCGATTTAATTGTGTTAACTCCTACCTGCACCTCTAGCATTCTGCAAGAAGATTTGCACAACTTTGTGGAACGCGCCCGGATTGAAGCTAAAGGCGATGTCCTTCTAGCGGATGTGAACCATTATCGCGCCAACGAACTGCAAGCAGCCGATCGCACTCTCCATCAAATCGTTCAATACTATATCGAGAAAGCCCGTAAAAAAGGCGAACTACCTACAACCAAAACCGAAAAGCCATCAGTTAACATCATCGGTATGTCTACTCTTGGTTTTCACAACAACCACGACTGCACCGAACTGAAAAAACTCATGGGAGATTTAGGAATTGAGGTTAACTCAGTCATTCCCGAAGGCGCTTCCGTTCATGAATTAAAAAATCTGCCGAAAGCTTGGTTTAACTTAGTTCCTTACCGGGAACTCGGTTTAATGACAACCGATTACCTCAAAGCAGAATTCGGCACACCTTGTATAGACATTACCCCGATGGGTGTGGTGGAAACAGCCCGTTGCATCCGCAAGATTCAGCAGGTAATTAACGAACAAGGCGCAAACGTTAACTACGAAGAATATATCAACGAACAAACCTTGCACGTTTCGCAAGCTGCTTGGTTCTCCCGTTCCATCGACTGTCAGAATTTAACTGGTAAAAAAGCTGTGGTATTTGGCGACAACACCCACGCCGCCGCCCTCACCAAAATTCTGTCACGGGAAATGGGGATTCATGTAGTTTGGGCAGGAACTTACTGCAAATATGATGCTGATTGGTTCCGCGAACAAGTTAGCGAATATTGCGATGAAGTGCTGATTACTGATGATCATGGCGCAATTGGGGATGCGATCGCCCGTGTTGAACCTTCAGCCATTTTCGGTACGCAAATGGAACGCCACGTTGGGAAACGCTTAGACATTCCTTGCGGTGTAATTGCTGCACCGATTCACGTCCAAAATTTCCCCATTGGTTACAAACCATTTTTGGGTTACGAAGGTACAAATCAAATCACAGATTTAATCTACAATTCCTTTACTTTAGGAATGGAAGACCATTTATTAGAAATATTTGGTGGACACGATACTAAGGAAGTAATTACGAAAGGTATTTCTGCCGAATCTGATTTGAGTTGGACAAAAGATGGTCTAGCAGAATTGAATAAAATACCTGGATTTGTGCGCGGTAAAGTGAAGCGAAATACTGAGAAATTTGCCCGCGATCGTGGTTTCAAAGATATCAATGCTGAGGTGCTATACGCCGCCAAAGAAGCAGTAGGAGCGTAG
- a CDS encoding primary-amine oxidase, translating into MFKRFRFPWLAIIIIICIAIFFGCISKLSAQQLQISHPLTPLTESEITTAVGVIRKQKTLSDVAAFSIVALQEPEKKEVLNFTPNKEFQRQAFVVIYERSQNKTYEGVVDLKQQSLSSWKEITHAQPALSYSECELTSQAVKADTRWQKAMQKRGIQDFDDVKVSCWAPGILSKQEETTGDRLARGLSYYRGDRWNYYGSPIEGVLATVNLNTGKVVSFTDRGIVPFSKENWNYDLKSLGKLLTPPKPLKILQPNGRTFQINGNEISWQGWKFRYLMHPRDGLVLYLVNYQDGENIRPVLYRGSLSEMVVPYGHPDPTWSFRNAFDVGEYNFGVLANALELGKDIPENGVLLDAIFANEQGEPVTMPRVVGIYERDNGILWKHYGYDTQRNDVRRNRELVITITATVDNYDYSVNWIFHQDGTLEVQNELSGVVLAQGTALEKESSDNPYGRLLAKNIFGVNHQHFFNYRLDMDVDGQANSVMEMNVNSVPISGKNPLGNAIAVAETPLTKETTAVRDIDTKHSREWMISSANKKNNLDVGTAYMLMPTGNTIFFPTEGAEIRKRAEFATHHLWVTKYKLDELYAGGNYPNQSQPKEGLPTYISNDESLTNEDVVLWYTMGMTHVPRPEDWPVMPVHRVGFKLVPRGFFSRNPAINLPE; encoded by the coding sequence ATGTTTAAAAGATTCCGGTTTCCTTGGTTAGCCATTATTATAATCATCTGCATAGCAATATTTTTTGGTTGTATTAGCAAACTATCTGCTCAACAATTGCAGATTTCTCATCCGCTAACTCCATTAACAGAATCAGAAATTACAACAGCAGTGGGGGTTATTAGAAAGCAAAAAACCTTAAGCGATGTGGCCGCATTTTCTATTGTTGCTTTACAAGAACCAGAGAAAAAAGAAGTTTTAAATTTTACACCAAATAAAGAATTTCAAAGGCAAGCTTTTGTAGTAATATATGAGCGATCGCAAAACAAAACCTACGAAGGTGTCGTTGATTTAAAACAGCAGTCCCTCAGTTCTTGGAAGGAAATTACTCATGCTCAACCAGCTTTGAGCTATTCAGAATGTGAATTAACGTCTCAAGCGGTGAAAGCTGATACACGATGGCAAAAAGCCATGCAGAAAAGGGGAATTCAAGATTTTGATGATGTCAAAGTTAGTTGTTGGGCTCCGGGAATTTTAAGTAAACAGGAAGAAACAACAGGCGATCGCTTGGCTCGTGGATTATCTTATTATCGAGGCGATCGCTGGAATTATTACGGTAGTCCAATTGAAGGTGTACTAGCAACTGTAAATTTAAATACAGGTAAAGTAGTTAGTTTTACAGATAGAGGTATAGTCCCATTCTCTAAAGAAAACTGGAACTACGATCTCAAATCTTTAGGTAAATTACTAACACCACCCAAGCCATTAAAAATACTCCAGCCTAATGGTAGAACTTTCCAAATTAATGGCAATGAAATTAGCTGGCAAGGTTGGAAGTTCCGCTATTTAATGCACCCGCGCGATGGTTTAGTTTTGTATTTAGTAAATTACCAAGATGGAGAAAATATTCGACCAGTTTTATATCGTGGCAGTCTATCCGAAATGGTAGTGCCTTATGGTCATCCTGATCCTACTTGGTCATTTCGCAATGCTTTTGATGTTGGTGAATATAACTTCGGTGTGTTAGCTAATGCGCTGGAGTTAGGTAAAGACATTCCCGAAAATGGGGTTTTACTAGATGCTATATTTGCTAATGAACAAGGCGAACCTGTGACAATGCCGCGAGTTGTTGGTATTTATGAGCGTGATAATGGTATTCTTTGGAAACATTATGGATATGATACTCAGCGTAATGATGTGCGTCGTAATCGTGAATTAGTTATTACTATAACTGCAACAGTTGACAATTATGATTACAGCGTTAATTGGATTTTTCACCAAGATGGCACTTTAGAAGTACAAAACGAATTAAGCGGAGTTGTTCTAGCGCAAGGAACAGCTTTAGAAAAAGAGTCTTCAGATAATCCCTATGGAAGGCTATTAGCTAAAAATATTTTTGGCGTGAATCATCAGCACTTTTTTAACTACCGCCTAGACATGGATGTAGACGGACAGGCAAACTCTGTAATGGAAATGAATGTTAATTCTGTGCCAATTAGTGGTAAAAATCCTTTAGGAAATGCGATCGCAGTAGCAGAAACTCCGTTAACAAAAGAAACGACGGCTGTACGTGATATTGATACAAAACATAGCCGAGAATGGATGATTAGCAGTGCCAATAAAAAGAATAATCTTGATGTTGGAACTGCATATATGCTAATGCCAACAGGAAACACAATATTTTTCCCAACAGAAGGCGCAGAAATTCGCAAACGAGCCGAATTTGCTACCCATCATCTCTGGGTAACAAAATACAAATTAGATGAACTTTATGCCGGGGGGAATTATCCTAATCAAAGCCAACCAAAAGAAGGTTTACCGACATATATTTCTAACGATGAATCATTAACAAATGAAGATGTCGTACTGTGGTACACAATGGGAATGACACACGTCCCTCGTCCTGAAGATTGGCCTGTAATGCCTGTTCACCGTGTTGGTTTTAAGTTAGTTCCACGCGGTTTCTTTAGCCGTAATCCTGCCATCAATTTGCCTGAGTAA
- a CDS encoding ribonuclease III family protein, whose protein sequence is MNDQDLARWFQIKFGFIPNDLSKYRMAITTRQYEVLEFFGDSILGFVVADYLVRNFSIDQPGWFTEVKSKLVEDRNLSKIAQSINLASIITIPSTSRREQITDRVLADVLEAIIGAIYLDQGLDKCKQIIFRLWSLDRIRNSSLIRNHVHPDISNNLNIENPISTLQELLAQYGISPPTYTDIDRAGRDHAPIFTIRATCTFRGRYLTADGDGNSKREAKKKAAEKLLLLVLRE, encoded by the coding sequence ATGAATGATCAAGATTTAGCTCGATGGTTTCAAATTAAATTTGGTTTTATCCCAAATGATCTAAGTAAATATAGAATGGCAATCACTACTAGACAATATGAAGTTTTAGAGTTTTTTGGAGATTCAATACTTGGTTTTGTCGTTGCTGATTATCTAGTAAGAAATTTTTCTATAGATCAACCAGGGTGGTTCACCGAAGTAAAATCTAAGCTTGTAGAAGATAGAAATTTATCAAAAATAGCTCAAAGCATTAATTTAGCCTCAATTATTACAATTCCTAGTACCAGTAGGAGAGAACAAATTACAGACAGAGTACTTGCTGATGTTCTAGAAGCCATAATAGGGGCAATTTATTTAGATCAAGGTTTAGATAAATGCAAACAAATTATTTTCCGGTTATGGAGTTTAGACAGAATACGAAATTCATCTTTAATTAGAAACCATGTTCATCCAGATATATCTAATAATTTAAATATAGAAAATCCTATTTCTACATTGCAGGAATTACTCGCTCAATATGGTATTTCTCCTCCTACATATACTGACATAGATAGAGCAGGTCGTGATCATGCTCCCATATTTACTATAAGAGCAACTTGCACTTTTAGAGGAAGATATTTAACGGCTGATGGTGATGGTAATTCAAAGAGAGAAGCAAAAAAGAAAGCAGCAGAAAAATTACTTTTATTAGTTCTTAGAGAATAA
- a CDS encoding DUF5615 family PIN-like protein produces MKLWIDAQLPPTLASWVTSSFSIEALSLRDIGLRDAKDIEIFEAARIANVIINDKR; encoded by the coding sequence ATGAAGCTTTGGATTGATGCACAGTTACCTCCGACATTAGCCAGTTGGGTAACAAGTAGTTTTAGTATAGAAGCTTTATCGTTAAGAGATATTGGTTTACGCGATGCTAAAGATATAGAAATTTTTGAGGCTGCAAGAATCGCCAATGTGATCATTAATGACAAAAGATAG
- a CDS encoding Txe/YoeB family addiction module toxin — MAKKKNETQPQENKARDAVFHPEFREDLVYWIETNRKTALRAFDLIESIMRDPFSGIGKPEPLKYLDSDAWSRRLTQEYRIVYLVSDDRIDFLQARYHY; from the coding sequence TTGGCGAAGAAGAAGAATGAAACCCAACCTCAAGAAAATAAAGCCAGAGATGCTGTGTTCCATCCAGAATTCAGAGAAGACCTTGTTTATTGGATTGAAACAAACCGAAAAACTGCGCTTCGTGCTTTTGATTTGATTGAATCGATTATGCGAGATCCTTTTTCAGGAATTGGTAAACCTGAACCATTGAAATACTTGGATTCAGATGCGTGGTCACGACGACTTACTCAAGAATATCGTATTGTTTATCTAGTAAGTGATGACCGGATTGATTTTCTTCAAGCTCGATATCACTACTAA
- a CDS encoding DUF5615 family PIN-like protein — MTKDSDFVDLVCRLGIPPQILWLTCGNVTNRYLRQLLTITLPDALEQLRQGEMIVEISN, encoded by the coding sequence ATGACAAAAGATAGTGATTTCGTTGACTTGGTTTGTCGGCTAGGGATACCTCCTCAAATTCTTTGGTTGACTTGTGGAAATGTGACTAATCGTTATTTGCGTCAACTTTTGACAATTACTTTGCCTGATGCACTGGAACAATTACGTCAAGGAGAAATGATTGTGGAAATTAGCAATTGA
- a CDS encoding DUF433 domain-containing protein, protein MNSMNELLTRITQIPGQCGGRPCIRGMRIRVTDILEMLAESVTINEILEDFPDLEPEDIQACLLFAARRTDFVRLTA, encoded by the coding sequence ATTAACTCAATGAATGAACTATTGACTCGTATTACTCAAATTCCTGGTCAATGTGGGGGTCGTCCTTGCATTCGAGGTATGAGAATTAGAGTTACTGACATTTTAGAAATGTTAGCGGAAAGTGTTACTATTAACGAAATTTTAGAAGACTTTCCCGATTTAGAACCAGAAGATATTCAAGCTTGTCTTCTGTTTGCTGCACGACGGACTGATTTTGTGCGGTTGACAGCATGA
- a CDS encoding type II toxin-antitoxin system Phd/YefM family antitoxin, producing MSNQTNLTDACNNLAELCEQVVVDRDVVIINRQEGESVALIAVDELNSLLETSYLLRSPKNAERLLTALERAKARTLKPQSINELRQELGIGEEEE from the coding sequence ATGTCCAATCAGACAAACTTAACTGATGCTTGTAATAACCTAGCCGAACTCTGCGAGCAAGTAGTTGTAGATAGAGATGTAGTAATTATTAATCGCCAAGAAGGTGAAAGTGTTGCTTTAATTGCTGTTGATGAACTAAACAGTTTATTAGAAACATCTTATTTACTTCGCTCACCTAAAAATGCAGAACGACTATTAACTGCTTTAGAAAGAGCAAAAGCAAGAACTTTAAAACCGCAAAGTATAAACGAACTGCGTCAGGAGTTGGGTATTGGCGAAGAAGAAGAATGA